From one Nilaparvata lugens isolate BPH chromosome 2, ASM1435652v1, whole genome shotgun sequence genomic stretch:
- the LOC111048862 gene encoding RNA-binding protein spenito: MSAYSKSDKARITVKVRNMKRSSSRDTPPLRSKRSRSSIGRYDDSSDERLSPERGRRRSRGRSTSPRSRYPPESSHREDYVRSREVERSYPSYKVLCVSALHPKASDEVIKDTLYREYKKFGDLSIRISHDLDERVAYVCFRSSEDARDAKHNKPRIILFDKVALVEPVYESSRSSSDVYRGRSRPRSRSLSPEYDRYYRHSPGPDRHRPPERGYERMYGPPPVIPHREFRREGPPIPHHEFIRGPPVHHGPPPHIPPGPPHGHYGPPRHMVHGFKPPPPHFEKAENKKDKFPNYLHHVAPEDDPLATRTLFAGNLEINISEEELRRIFGRYGVVEDIDIKRPLPGTGNAYAFVRYQNLDMAHRSKVELSGQYIGKFQCKIGYGKATPTTRIWVGGLGPWTSIAQLEREFDRFGAIKKIDYIKGDNNAYILYDSIDAAQAAVKEMRGFPLGGPDRKLRVDFADVTPGYGFKPRPFPEEAPAGADFRARAPGREEFPYEAPYDAPWNESEFGYGPPRNFRGRGGGPWQDRRGGGRGGYRGPGYTGDGYMKDDPEWAGRRPPTEGEYDVQRSFKRSASGEPGNNRSGSHSPRRRSVESESGSEGRANGVLGSARTLPELARKCIIMWQGALILKNSLFPAKFHLTDGDQDIVESLMKDEEGKHLLRITQRLRLDQPKLEDVSKRIATSSSHAIFLGLSGSTAAISNDDASVQTRPLRNLVSYLKQKEAAGVISLVNKDTELTGVLYAFPPCAFSTELLKRTAHNLSDEGLKEDHLVIVVVRGGTA; this comes from the coding sequence ATGAGTGCGTATTCAAAAAGTGATAAAGCTCGTATTACCGTAAAGGTGAGAAATATGAAGCGGAGTTCTAGTCGAGATACGCCGCCTCTTCGAAGCAAAAGGTCCCGTTCCAGCATCGGCCGATATGATGACAGCTCGGACGAGCGGTTGTCTCCAGAAAGAGGTCGTCGGAGAAGTCGAGGAAGATCTACAAGCCCAAGATCGAGGTATCCACCGGAAAGTTCTCATCGTGAAGATTATGTTCGATCAAGAGAAGTTGAAAGGTCATATCCTAGTTATAAGGTACTCTGTGTTAGTGCATTGCACCCTAAAGCTAGCGATGAAGTTATTAAGGATACTTTATATCGTGAGTATAAAAAGTTTGGTGATCTCAGCATAAGAATCTCTCATGACTTGGATGAAAGAGTTGCTTACGTTTGCTTTCGTAGCTCTGAAGACGCCAGAGATGCTAAACATAACAAACCtagaattattctatttgataaGGTGGCTCTAGTTGAACCAGTCTATGAGAGTAGTCGCAGCTCTAGTGATGTTTATCGTGGTAGGAGCCGCCCTAGATCTAGAAGTTTATCTCCTGAATATGATAGATACTATCGACATTCACCTGGTCCAGATCGTCATCGACCTCCTGAACGTGGATATGAGCGTATGTACGGTCCTCCTCCTGTCATTCCTCATCGCGAATTCAGACGAGAAGGCCCTCCTATCCCACATCATGAATTTATTAGGGGCCCTCCAGTACATCATGGTCCCCCACCCCATATTCCACCTGGTCCACCACATGGTCATTATGGCCCCCCTCGTCATATGGTCCACGGTTTTAAGCCACCTCCTCCACATTTTGAGAAAGCAGAAAATAAGAAAGATAAATTTCCCAACTATTTGCACCATGTTGCTCCTGAAGATGATCCTCTAGCCACTAGAACTTTGTTTGCTGGTAACTtggaaatcaatatttcagaagaGGAATTGAGACGCATTTTTGGCCGTTATGGTGTAGTTGAAGACATTGACATTAAACGCCCCCTCCCTGGAACAGGTAATGCATATGCCTTTGTCCGCTACCAAAATCTAGATATGGCACACAGATCCAAGGTTGAGTTATCTGGACAATATATTGGAaaatttcaatgtaaaataggGTATGGTAAGGCAACTCCAACAACAAGAATTTGGGTAGGTGGACTTGGCCCTTGGACATCTATTGCGCAATTGGAACGGGAATTTGATAGATTTGGAGCTATCAAGAAAATAGATTACATAAAAGGTGACAATAATGCCTACATTTTATATGACTCTATTGATGCTGCTCAAGCAGCAGTAAAGGAAATGCGCGGTTTTCCATTGGGAGGCCCCGATCGAAAGCTAAGAGTTGACTTTGCTGATGTAACTCCAGGGTATGGATTCAAACCTAGACCTTTCCCTGAAGAAGCACCTGCAGGTGCAGACTTTAGAGCCAGAGCTCCTGGGCGAGAGGAGTTTCCTTATGAAGCGCCTTACGATGCTCCATGGAATGAATCTGAGTTTGGTTATGGGCCACCAAGAAATTTCAGAGGTAGAGGAGGTGGGCCATGGCAAGACAGAAGAGGTGGGGGAAGAGGTGGTTATCGAGGCCCAGGATATACTGGAGATGGCTATATGAAGGACGACCCAGAATGGGCTGGGCGTCGACCACCAACAGAAGGCGAGTATGACGTTCAAAGGTCTTTTAAAAGATCAGCATCTGGTGAGCCAGGAAATAATAGGTCAGGTTCCCATTCTCCAAGGAGGCGCTCTGTGGAAAGTGAATCGGGATCAGAAGGACGAGCAAATGGAGTTCTTGGGTCTGCTAGAACTCTACCCGAACTTGCTcgtaaatgtattattatgtgGCAAGGAGCTCTTATTCTGAAGAATTCTCTTTTTCCTGCTAAATTTCATCTGACTGATGGTGACCAAGACATAGTTGAAAGCTTGATGAAGGATGAAGAAGGCAAGCATTTACTTCGCATAACACAGAGATTGAGGCTCGATCAACCTAAGCTGGAGGATGTGTCTAAACGAATAGCTACTTCCAGCTCTCATGCTATTTTCCTTGGCTTGTCAGGTTCAACTGCAGCAATTTCAAATGATGATGCATCGGTTCAGACTCGTCCTCTTAGAAATCTTGTCTCATATTTAAAACAGAAAGAAGCAGCTGGAGTAATTTCTCTTGTCAATAAAGATACAGAGCTTACTGGTGTTCTTTATGCGTTTCCTCCATGTGCATTTTCAACAGAACTCTTAAAACGAACGGCCCATAATTTATCAGATGAAGGTTTAAAAGAAGATCACTTAGTTATAGTTGTAGTTAGAGGTGGTACAGCATAA
- the LOC120349958 gene encoding pleckstrin homology domain-containing family J member 1-like, with amino-acid sequence MKFNDKEIATLSLGDADFEGRLNYLKTSSNSFSSNSGNFKERWFKLKCNLLFYFKLNDLGQIDVKQPAAGVFVLENCRVQSELRSGLQFAFSMTFSDDPERKHLFTARTEDTVHQWVSAIRNATYEHLRSKSIVLQEKINHLTGKDPLLMYPRNHGTIRNLEEDREELSLPKAIISSFQSHVSMGASSLVTEANLIDL; translated from the exons atgaaatttaatgaTAAGGAAATTGCAACTTTGAGTTTGGGAGATGCAGATTTTGAAGGACGactgaattatttaaaaacctCCAGCAATAGTTTTTCTTCGAACAGTGGAA ATTTCAAAGAACGATGGTTTAAGCTCAAATGCAATCTCCTCTTCTATTTCAAGTTGAATGATCTTGGGCAAATTGATGTGAAACAG CCAGCAGCTGGAGTTTTTGTTCTTGAGAACTGTCGTGTCCAGTCAGAACTGCGCAGTGGACTACAATTTGCATTTTCAATGACATTCAGCGATGATCCTGAGAGGAAACATCTGTTTACTGCCCGAACTGAAGACACAGTTCATCAATGGGTTTCAGCAATAAGAAATGCCAC GTACGAGCATTTACGATCCAAGTCTATAGTTCTTCAGGAGAAAATCAACCATCTGACAGGGAAG GATCCGCTACTGATGTACCCCAGAAACCATGGAACAATAAGGAATTTGGAAGAGGATAGGGAGGAGCTTTCGCTACCAAAGGCTATCATTTCGTCGTTTCAGAGTCATGTTTCTATGGGAGCTTCTTCCCTAGTCACAGAAGCAAATCTAATTGATCTGTAA